DNA from Helicobacter pylori:
TCAAGTTTAAGGAGTTTCTATGGATTGGGGTCGGGTCATTCATGTGCTGTTCAGCCTTATTTCTTTAACCACCATTGCAGGGTTTTTGTATGAGCCTAATACGGTGGTGTTGTTTGTAGCGTTAGCTTTAAACCTTATTTCTGTTACGCTCAAAATTGGGGTGTGCAAGCGTTTCGCTTCAGAGTTGTTGGCCAGCTCTTTAGCCACCGTGTTGCACCTCATACCGGCGTTTGTGTTTTTACAGATTTTAAACAATTTGGTTACAGCTTACATGCTCATGATTGGGGCGTTAATTAGTAACGCTTTTAGCCTCATCTTTTTGTTGATTGAAAGCGTTGTAACGAGCGAAACAGACTAAGGGGTAATGATGGATTTTATCAATATAGAAAAAAAATGGCAAGAATTTTGGTGGAAAAATAAGAGTTTTGAGCCTAAAGACGATTTTAACCTCCCTAAAAAATACATTCTAAGCATGTTGCCTTATCCTAGTGGGGAAATCCACATGGGGCATGTGCGCAATTACACCATTGGCGATGCGTTGGCGCGTTATTATCGTTTGCACCATTACAATGTGTTACACCCTATGGGGTTTGATTCTTTTGGGATGCCTGCGGAAAATGCGGCCATTAAGCATGGTATCCACCCTAAAACCTGGACTTATGAAAACATTGAAGCCATGCAAAAAGAGTTTGAAGCTTTAGGGTTTTCTTTTTCTAAAAACAGGGAATTTGCTACTTCAGATCCGGATTACACGAAATTTGAACAGCAATTTTTCATTGATTTGTGGGAAAAAGGGCTGATCTATCGCAAGAAAGCCATGCTCAATTGGTGCCCTAACGACAAAACCGTTTTAGCTAATGAGCAAGTCATTGATGGGAGGTGTTGGCGTTGCGACACAGAAGTCATTCAAAAAGAACTCTACCAATATTATTTGAAGATCACAAACTACGCTGAAGAATTGCTAAAAGACTTAGAAACTTTAGAGAATCATTGGCCTTCTCAAGTCCTAACCATGCAAAAAAATTGGATAGGGAAATCTAGCGGGTTGCAATTTGGTTTTAAGATCGCTGATGAGTGTTTGAAAGCTTGCAACGGCATTCAAGAAATTGAAGTTTTTACCACAAGAGCGGATACCATTTATGGCGTCACTTACATTGCGATCGCCCCAGAACACCCTTTAGTAGAGCATGCCATCAAGCAAGTGAGCCAAGAAGATTCAAAGGTTATTAAAGCGATTTTAAACACGACTCAAAGAGAAAGAGCCTTAGAGAAAAAAGGGGTGTTTTTAGGAATTTATGCTATCCACCCTTTAACGAAGCAAAAAATCCCTGTTTGGGTGGCTAATTTCGCTCTAGCCAATTATGGCTCTGGGGCGTTAATGGGCGTGCCAGCCTGCGATGAAAGGGATTTTGAATTCGCTAATCTTTATCATATCCCTATTAAAGTGATCACTCAAAGTTCTCAAAGTTTGCCCCACACCAAAGAAGAGGTTTTAAAAAATAGCGGGGAGTGGAGCGATCTTTCTAGCTCAGTGGCCAGAGAGCAAATCATCGCTTATTTTGAAAAAGAAAACCTCGGTAAAAGGGTCATCAACTACCGCTTGCAAGATTGGGGGGTGAGCCGTCAAAGGTATTGGGGAGCGCCCATTCCTATGATTCATTGCAAGAATTGCGGGATCGTGCCTGAAACCCAACTACCGGTAACTTTACCTGAAGACATTGTGATTGATGGGGAGGGCAATCCGTTAGAAAAGCATGCAAGTTGGAAATTCGCTCAATGCCCTAAATGCCACAAAGACGCTTTAAGAGAAACAGACACCATGGACACTTTCATCCAATCCAGTTGGTATTTCTTGCGCTACACCACGCCCAAAGATGAGCGTAAAAATCAAGCGTTTGATCAAAATTACTTGAAGTATTTCATGCCAGTGGACACTTATATTGGCGGCATTGAACATGCGATTTTGCACTTGTTATACGCGCGCTTTTTCACTAAGGCTTTAAGGGATTTGGGCTATCTCAATTTAGATGAGCCTTTCAAACAGCTTATCACTCAAGGCATGGTCTTAAAAGATGGCGCTAAGATGAGCAAATCTAAAGGCAATGTCGTTAGCCCTAAAGAGATACTTAAAAAATATGGGGCTGATGCTGCAAGGCTTTTTATCCTTTTTGCTGCCCCACCGGCTAAAGAATTGGAATGGAATGACAGCGCTTTAGAGGGTGCACACCGGTTTATCAAGCGCTTATACGACAAAGCGAACGCCATTACCCCTACCACTTCTAAGCCTGAATTTAAAGGAGTGAGCCTGAATGAAGCGCAAAAACTAGCCCGCAAAAAAGTCTATGAGGCGTTGAAAAAATCGCATGAAATTTTCAATAAGGCTGAAAGCGCTTACGCGTTTAACACTTTGATCGCAAGCTGCATGGAGGCTTTAAACGCTTTGAACGCGCAAACTAATGAACAAATTTTATGCGAGGGTTATTTTGTGTTGTTGCAAATTTTAGAGCCTATTATCCCGCACATGGCATGGGAATTGAGCGAGAGGCTTTTTAAAAGGGAGAATTTTAAGCCTATAGAAGTAGATGAAAACGCTTTGATAGAAGACTTTATGACTTTAGGGCTTACCATTAATGGCAAAAGGCGCGCGGAATTGAAAGTCAATGTTAACGCCAGTAAAGAAGAAATTATTGTTTTGGCTAAAAAAGAATTGGAGAAATATTTAGAAAAGGCGAGCGTTAAAAAAGAAATTTATGTGCCTAATAAGCTTGTTAACTTTGTCATCGCATGAGGGTTTTACTTTTTTTTATTGTGTTGCTTTTGTTCAAGGGCTGTGGGTATAAACCCATCGCCGCTTACGCTCAAAACGCGCTTGGCGATAGCGTGTATGTAAAACTCATTGTGAATTTGCCTAACCCTGAAAACTCTGTGGAGTTTAAGGATTTGATGAATCGTTTAGTCGTGCAACGCTTCCAAAACCGCCTGGCGAGCGAAAAGGATTCAGATTCCATTATTATCATAGAAATCACGAATGTAACCGATACGAGCATCACGCAAAATAAAGAAGGTTTTACGACTTTCTATCGCGCGACCGTGTCTGTGAATTACACCTACGATAATAAAAGAGGCGTTAGAAAGACTTTTCAAAATAGCGGATACTACAATTACGCCGTGAATTTACAAGACCCCCTTAACACTTTCCAGAACCGCTATTACGCTATCAATCAGGCTGTGGAGCAAACTTTGACTAAATTTGTGGCTCAAATCGCTTATGAGGGGAAATTCAATAATGAAAAATAGTCATGGGTTGAAGGCGTTTTTAGAAACAAAGCCTAAGGAATACCATCAGTTTGACCCTAGCCGTTTCATTCAAATTTATAAAGATTTTAAAAACGCTTTTTTTGAGATTCAAGCCAAAGTCATTCATGTGGTAGGGACTAATGGTAAGGGCAGCACAGGGCGGTTTTTAACCCTTTTATTAGCCGATCAAAATTTTAAGGTGTTGCATTTCACCTCCCCTCATGTTTTTGAATTCAGGGAGCGCTTTTATTTGAATGGTTCTGTTGTTAAAGAAAGCGTTTTAGAAAACGCCCACCAGCAATTGCAATCGCATGCTTTCAGCAGTGCTTGCTCGTATTTTGAATACGCTACCTTACTAGCCGTCATGCTCGCTAAAGATTGCGATTATCTAGTCTTAGAAGCGGGGCTTGGGGGGGAGTTTGACAGCACGAACGCTTTGGAAAAAACCCTAAGCGTTTTCACCCCCATTGATTACGATCATAAGGAATTTTTAGGGGATAGTTTAGAAAGCATTGCGACTACTAAATTAAAAGCGATGAGTTCTCTTAATGTCATCGCTCCCCAACAAGAACTGGTTTTAAATGTGGCTCAAAAAATCGCCAAAGAAAAACGCGCGCAATTGATTGTGGTTCAAAATGAAATTTCAAAAGGAGTCGGGGATTATATTGAACGCCACCATTTAGCCCATTTTTTAGCGATGAATTTAGAAGTGGCCCTAAAAGCGTTTGAGACGCTAGTGCCATGCAATAAACAAGAAGTTTTAAAAAACCTAAAGCCCCTGGATTTAATCGGCCGTTGCGAGCTTTTAAGCCCTAATATTTTAATAGATGTGGGGCATAACCCCCATAGCGCTAAAGCCTTAAAAGAAGAAATCAAACGCCTTTTTAACGCTCCAATCGTTTTGATTTATAACTGTTATCAAGATAAAGACGCTTTTTTGGTGCTAGAAATTTTAAAGCCTGTGGTTAAAAAGGTTTTGATTTTAGAATTGCATAATGAAAGAATTATCCAATTAGAAAAACTTAAAGGGATTTTAGAAACTTTAGGGTTAGAACACGCCTTGTTTGAAGATGTGAAAGAAAATGAAAATTATTTGGTGTATGGCTCATTTTTGGTAGCCAACGCTTTTTATGAACGCTATCCAAAGAAGAGGGATTGATGCCACAAAACCAGCTTGTGATCACCATCATTGATGAATCAGGTTCTAAACAGCTCAAATTTTCTAAAAATTTAAAACGCAACCTCATCATTTCTGTTATCATTTTTTTGTTGATCGTGGGGCTTGGCGTGGGGTTTTTAAAATTTTTAATCGCTAAAATGGATACGATGACAAGCGAGAGGAATGCGGTTTTAAGAGATTTTAGGGATTTGTATCAAAAAAATTACACTTTGACAAAAGAGATTAAAAACAAGCGAGAAGAGCTTTTTATTGTGGGGCAAAAGATCCGTGGGCTAGAATCCTTGATTGAAGTCAAAAAGGGGGCTAATGGGGGAGGGCATCTCTATGATGAAGTGGATTTAGAAAATTTGAATTTGGCTCAAAAACATTTAGCGCTCATGCTCATTCCTAATGGCATGCCCCTAAAAACTTATAGCGCTATCAAACCCACTAAAGAAAGGAACCACCCCATTAAAAAGATTAAGGGCGTTGAATCTGGGATCGATTTTATCGCGCCATTAAACACGCCTGTTTATGCGAGCGCTGATGGGATTGTGGATTTTGTGAAGACTCGTTCTAATGTGGGGTATGGGAACTTGGTGCGCATTGAACATGCGTTTGGTTTTAGCTCTATTTATACGCATTTAGATCATGTCAATGTGCAGCCTAAAAGCTTCATTCAAAAAGGGCAGTTGATTGGCTATAGCGGGAAGAGCGGTAATAGCGGCGGCGAAAAATTGCATTATGAAGTGCGCTTTTTGGGTAAAATTTTAGACGCAGAAAAATTCCTGGCATGGGATTTGGATCATTTTCAAAGCGCTTTAGAAGAAAATAAATTTATTGAATGGAAGAATCTGTTTTGGGTTTTAGAAGACATCGTCCAGCTCCAAGAGCATGTGGATAAAGACACCTTAAAAGGTCAGTAGGGGTTTTTGGTGTTTTTAGACAGGCGTTTGATTGTGATGGTTACGGACTCTAAAGGGAGCCGTTATATTAATGTTCATATCTTATTCCGTCAAATCAGTTTGTATGCGCTGTTGAGCGTTGTGGGATCTTTATTGTTTTTAGGCGTTTCATTACTGGTTTTAAATAAAGAAATTAGAAATATTGAAAAACAGCATGCTTTAATCACTAAGGAATTTGAGAAAAAAAGAGAGACTAATGAAAAGCTTTCTTTGCAAATGGATGAATTTTTAGACGATTTGCAACTTTCAGGGGAGCGCATCAACGATTTAGAAGAAGTGGTGGGGGTGAATAGGCCTGAAGAAGAAAAAGAAGAGGGCAATTTTTCCAGCCGCTTGGATGTCGCTGGGATTACCGGGCTTCAAAAAAGCTTTATCATGCGCCTTATCCCCAATGACTACCCGCTAGAATCCTATCGGCGCGTTTCAGCCGCCTTTAACAAAAGAATGCACCCTATTTTGCATGTGTTGCACAACCATACCGGGCTTGATTTAAGCACCGCTATTAACACCCCTGTGTATGCGAGCGCGAGCGGGGTAGTGGGGTTAGCGAGTAAGGGGTGGAATGGGGGATATGGGAATTTGATTAAGGTTTTCCACCCTTTTGGTTTTAAAACCTACTACGCCCATTTGAATAAAATCGTCGTAAAAACGGGCGAATTTGTCAAAAAAGGGCAGTTGATTGGGTATAGTGGTAATACAGGAATGAGTACAGGACCGCATTTGCATTATGAAGTGCGCTTCTTAGATCAACCCATAAACCCCATGAGTTTCACCAAATGGAACATGAAAGATTTTGAAGAAGTTTTTAATAAAGAAAGGAGCATCAGATGGCAATCTTTGATAACAATAATAAATCGGCTAATGCAAAAACAGGACCAGCGACTATCATCGCTCAAGGCACCAAAATAAAGGGGGAGCTTCATTTGGATTACCATTTGCATATAGATGGCGAATTAGAAGGGGTGGTGCATTCTAAAAGCACGGTGGTGATCGGACAAACCGGCTCGGTAGTGGGTGAGATTTTTGCTAATAAATTAGTAGTGAATGGCAAGTTTACTGGCACGGTGGAAGCGGAAGTGGTAGAAATCATGCCTTTAGGGCGCCTTGATGGTAAGATCTCTAGCCAAGAGCTTGTGGTGGAAAGGAAGGGGATTTTGATTGGGGAAACTCGCCCTAAGAATATTCAGGGGGGGGCGTTGTTGATCAATGAGCAAGAAAAGAAAATTGAAAATAAATAGGGAATGATCCAATCTAGCCTTTATAGAGCCTTAAACAAAGGCTTTGATTACCAAATACTCGCTTGTAAGGATTTTAAAGAATCCAAGCTCGCTAAAGAAGTCATAAGCTATTTTAAGCCAAATACCAAAGCCGTTCTTTTCCCAGAGTTTAGGGCTAAAAAAAACGACGATTTGCGTTCGTTTTTTGAAGAATTTTTACAGCTTTTAGGGGGTTTGAGGGAGTTTTATCAGGCCTTAGAAAACAAGCAAGAAGCGATCATCATTGCCCCTATTAGCGCTTTATTACACCCTTTACCTAAAAAAGAACTTTTAGAAAGCTTTAAAATCACTCTTTTAGAAAAATATAACCTTAAAGATTTGAAAGACAAGCTCTTTTATTATGGCTATGAAATTTTAGACTTAGTGGAAGTGGAAGGCGAAGCGAGCTTTAGGGGGGATATTGTGGATATTTATATACCTAATTCTAAGGCGTATCGCTTGAGTTTTTTTGACGCAGAGTGTGAGAGCATTAAGGAATTGGACCCCACCACTCAAATGAGTCTCAAAGAAGATTTGTTAGAAATTGAAATCCCCCCCACGCTTTTTAGTTTGGACGAACCATCTTATAAGGATCTAAAAACAAAAGTGGAACAAAGCCCCTTAAATAGCTTTTCTAAAGATTTAACCAGTTTTGGTTTGTGGTTTTTAGGAGAAAAAGCAAACGATTTGTTGCACACCTATAAAAGTATTATAAGCCCTAAGGCTTTAGAAGAAATTCAAGAATTAGCGAGCTTAAACGAATTGGATGATGAGCGTTTCAAATTTTTAAAGGTTTTAGAAAACGCGCAAGGCTATGAAGATTTAGAAATCCATGCGCATGCCCTAGAAGGCTTTATCGCTTTGCATTCAAATCATAAAATCACGCTCCTAGCCCCTAATAAAACGATTTTAGATAATGCGGTAAGCGCGCTTGAAAAAAGCAACATGGAATGCGTGATCGCCCCCTTTGTGTTAAATTTTAAAACCCCTAATGGAATTTTTATCTCGCTCAATTCCTTTGAAAGGAAGAAAAAACGCCAAAAATCCAAGCTCGCTTTGAATGAATTGAATGCGGGCGAATGGGTGGTGCATGATGATTATGGGGTGGGCGTGTTTTCTCAATTAATCCAGCACAGCGTTTTAGGGAGCAAGAGGGATTTTTTAGAAATCGCTTATTTGGGCGAAGACAAACTGCTATTACCGGTAGAAAACTTGCATCTCATCGCTCGCTATGTGGCGCAAAGCGATAGCGTGCCGGTTAAAGACCGGCTAGGGAAAGGGAGTTTCCTCAAACTAAAAGCTAAAGTCAGGGCTAAACTTTTAGAAATTGCGGGCAAGATCATTGAATTAGCGGCTGAACGCAATTTGATCTTGGGCAAAAAGATGGACACGCATTTAGCGGAGTTGGAAGTCTTTAAATCGCATGCGGGGTTTGAATACACCAGTGATCAAGAAAAAGCCATCGCTGAAATTTCAAGGGATTTAAGCTCTCACAGGGTGATGGACAGATTATTGAGTGGGGATGTGGGTTTTGGGAAAACGGAAGTGGCGATGCATGCGATTTTTTGCGCGTTTTTGAACGGCTTTCAAAGCGCGCTAGTCGTGCCTACTACTTTATTAGCCCACCAGCATTTTGAAACTTTAAGGGCGCGTTTTGAAAAGTTTGGCGTTAAAGTGGCTCGTTTGGACAGGTATATTAAAACTAGCGAAAAAAGCAAGCTTTTAAAGGCGGTGGAATTAGGGCAAGTTGATGCGCTAATAGGCACGCATGCGATTTTGGGCGCAAAGTTTAAAAACTTGGGTTTAATGGTCGTAGATGAAGAGCATAAATTTGGCGTGAAACAAAAAGAAGCTTTAAAAGAATTGAGCAAAAGCGTGCATTTCTTAAGCATGTCCGCCACGCCTATCCCGCGCACTCTAAACATGGCGCTTTCTCAAATCAAAGGCATTAGTTCTTTAAAAACCCCACCCACAGACAGAAAACCCAGCCGCACTTTTTTGAAAGAAAAAAATGACGAACTCTTAAAAGAGATTATTTACAGAGAATTACGCCGTAACGGGCAAATTTTTTACATCCATAACCACATCGCTAGCATTTCAAAAGTCAAAACCAAGCTAGAAGAGTTGATCCCTAAGCTCAAAATCGCCATTTTGCATTCCCAGATTAACGCTAATGAGAGCGAAGAAGTCATGCTAGAGTTTGCTAAGGGGAACTATCAGGTTTTATTATGCACTTCTATTGTGGAATCAGGGATTCATTTGCCTAACGCTAACACGATTATTATTGATAATGCGCAAAATTTCGGGCTGGCTGATTTGCACCAGTTAAGAGGGCGTGTGGGGAGAGGCAAAAAAGAAGGCTTTTGCTATTTCCTCATAGAAGATCAAAAAAACTTGAATGAACAGGCTTTAAAACGCTTGCTCGCTTTAGAAAAAAATTCGTATTTGGGCAGTGGGGAGAGTATCGCCTATCATGATTTAGAAATCAGAGGGGGTGGGAATTTGCTTGGGCAAGATCAAAGCGGGCATATTAAAAACATCGGTTATGCGCTCTATACGCGCATGCTTGAAGACGCGATTTATGAATTGAGTGGGGGGAAGAAAAGGCTTGAAAAAAGTGTAGAGATCCAACTTGGCGTGAGCGCTTTTTTAAACCCTGAACTCATTGCAAGCGATAGTTTGAGGTTGGATCTATACCGCCGTTTGAGTTTGTGTGAAAATGTAGATGAGGTGGGGCAAATCCATGAAGAAATAGAAGACAGGTTTGGCAAAATGGACGATTTGAGCACTCAATTTTTGCAAATCATTACGCTTAAAATCTTAGCCAACCAGCTTGGCATCCTTAAACTTTCTAATTTCAATCAAAACATCACCCTTACTTATAGCGATGAACATAAAGAAAGCCTGAAAGCCCCAAGCAAAGACGATAACGATATTTTAGAAACCCTTTTGAAACATTTGCGCGCTCAAATTTCTTTAAAACGGCGTTAAAAGCGTTTGATTTTAGTCTCAATTTTGTTATTTTAAAAAAATTATTAAGAGAGTTTGTTGTAGAATAGGGATTTGCTAGGCCTTTAGTCGTTAAAAGGTAATTATCATTAAGGAGTTTTTAATCATGGCAGATATTCAAAGGCGTGATTTTTTAGGAATGAGCCTTGCTAGCGTTACAGCTATAGGGGCGATAGCGAGTTTGGTAGCGATGAAAAAGACTTGGGATCCGCTCCCAAGCGTTGTTTCAGCCGGTTTTACAACCATAGATGTGGCGAACATGCAAGAAGGGCAGTTTTCCACGGTGGAATGGCGTGGGAAACCGGTCTATATCCTCAAGCGTTCTAAAAAAGAGGGCTTTAATGAAAAGCGCGATTTTAAAATTGGCGAGAGCGTTTTTACCACAGCCATTCAAATTTGCACGCATTTAGGGTGTATCCCCACTTATCAAGATGAAGAAAAAGGTTTTTTATGCCCATGCCATGGGGGGCGTTTCACGGCTGATGGCGTGAATATTGCCGGCACTCCCCCTCCACGCCCTTTTGATATTCCGCCTTTTAAAATTGAAGGCACTAAAATCACTTTTGGTGAAGCCGGGGCTGAATACAAGAAAATGATGGCTAAAGCGTAAGGAGAGTTCAATGGCAGAGATAAAAAAAGCGAAGAATTTAGGCGAATGGCTGGACATGCGTCTTGGCACTAACAAGCTTGTTAAAGTGCTAATGACAGAATATTGGATCCCTAAAAACATCAATTTCTTATGGGCCATGGGGGTGATTTTATTAACCCTTTTTGGCGTGCTTGTAGTCTCAGGGATTTTCTTGCTCATGTATTACAAGCCTGATGCGAAAATGGCGTTTGATAGCGTGAATTTCACGATCATGCAAGAAGTGGCTTATGGCTGGCTTTGGCGCCACATGCATGCTACGGCAGCGAGCATGATTTTTGTCATCATTTATATCCACATGTTTGTTGGCATCTATTATGGCTCTTACAAAAAGGGTCGTGAGATGATTTGGATTAGCGGGATGATTTTGTTTGTGGTCTTTAGCGCGGAAGCCTTTA
Protein-coding regions in this window:
- a CDS encoding DUF6394 family protein, whose product is MDWGRVIHVLFSLISLTTIAGFLYEPNTVVLFVALALNLISVTLKIGVCKRFASELLASSLATVLHLIPAFVFLQILNNLVTAYMLMIGALISNAFSLIFLLIESVVTSETD
- the leuS gene encoding leucine--tRNA ligase, coding for MDFINIEKKWQEFWWKNKSFEPKDDFNLPKKYILSMLPYPSGEIHMGHVRNYTIGDALARYYRLHHYNVLHPMGFDSFGMPAENAAIKHGIHPKTWTYENIEAMQKEFEALGFSFSKNREFATSDPDYTKFEQQFFIDLWEKGLIYRKKAMLNWCPNDKTVLANEQVIDGRCWRCDTEVIQKELYQYYLKITNYAEELLKDLETLENHWPSQVLTMQKNWIGKSSGLQFGFKIADECLKACNGIQEIEVFTTRADTIYGVTYIAIAPEHPLVEHAIKQVSQEDSKVIKAILNTTQRERALEKKGVFLGIYAIHPLTKQKIPVWVANFALANYGSGALMGVPACDERDFEFANLYHIPIKVITQSSQSLPHTKEEVLKNSGEWSDLSSSVAREQIIAYFEKENLGKRVINYRLQDWGVSRQRYWGAPIPMIHCKNCGIVPETQLPVTLPEDIVIDGEGNPLEKHASWKFAQCPKCHKDALRETDTMDTFIQSSWYFLRYTTPKDERKNQAFDQNYLKYFMPVDTYIGGIEHAILHLLYARFFTKALRDLGYLNLDEPFKQLITQGMVLKDGAKMSKSKGNVVSPKEILKKYGADAARLFILFAAPPAKELEWNDSALEGAHRFIKRLYDKANAITPTTSKPEFKGVSLNEAQKLARKKVYEALKKSHEIFNKAESAYAFNTLIASCMEALNALNAQTNEQILCEGYFVLLQILEPIIPHMAWELSERLFKRENFKPIEVDENALIEDFMTLGLTINGKRRAELKVNVNASKEEIIVLAKKELEKYLEKASVKKEIYVPNKLVNFVIA
- the lptE gene encoding LPS assembly lipoprotein LptE; protein product: MRVLLFFIVLLLFKGCGYKPIAAYAQNALGDSVYVKLIVNLPNPENSVEFKDLMNRLVVQRFQNRLASEKDSDSIIIIEITNVTDTSITQNKEGFTTFYRATVSVNYTYDNKRGVRKTFQNSGYYNYAVNLQDPLNTFQNRYYAINQAVEQTLTKFVAQIAYEGKFNNEK
- a CDS encoding bifunctional folylpolyglutamate synthase/dihydrofolate synthase, translated to MKNSHGLKAFLETKPKEYHQFDPSRFIQIYKDFKNAFFEIQAKVIHVVGTNGKGSTGRFLTLLLADQNFKVLHFTSPHVFEFRERFYLNGSVVKESVLENAHQQLQSHAFSSACSYFEYATLLAVMLAKDCDYLVLEAGLGGEFDSTNALEKTLSVFTPIDYDHKEFLGDSLESIATTKLKAMSSLNVIAPQQELVLNVAQKIAKEKRAQLIVVQNEISKGVGDYIERHHLAHFLAMNLEVALKAFETLVPCNKQEVLKNLKPLDLIGRCELLSPNILIDVGHNPHSAKALKEEIKRLFNAPIVLIYNCYQDKDAFLVLEILKPVVKKVLILELHNERIIQLEKLKGILETLGLEHALFEDVKENENYLVYGSFLVANAFYERYPKKRD
- the csd2 gene encoding M23B family cell shape-determining DD-metalloendopeptidase Csd2 → MPQNQLVITIIDESGSKQLKFSKNLKRNLIISVIIFLLIVGLGVGFLKFLIAKMDTMTSERNAVLRDFRDLYQKNYTLTKEIKNKREELFIVGQKIRGLESLIEVKKGANGGGHLYDEVDLENLNLAQKHLALMLIPNGMPLKTYSAIKPTKERNHPIKKIKGVESGIDFIAPLNTPVYASADGIVDFVKTRSNVGYGNLVRIEHAFGFSSIYTHLDHVNVQPKSFIQKGQLIGYSGKSGNSGGEKLHYEVRFLGKILDAEKFLAWDLDHFQSALEENKFIEWKNLFWVLEDIVQLQEHVDKDTLKGQ
- the csd1 gene encoding peptidoglycan DD-metalloendopeptidase Csd1, whose translation is MFLDRRLIVMVTDSKGSRYINVHILFRQISLYALLSVVGSLLFLGVSLLVLNKEIRNIEKQHALITKEFEKKRETNEKLSLQMDEFLDDLQLSGERINDLEEVVGVNRPEEEKEEGNFSSRLDVAGITGLQKSFIMRLIPNDYPLESYRRVSAAFNKRMHPILHVLHNHTGLDLSTAINTPVYASASGVVGLASKGWNGGYGNLIKVFHPFGFKTYYAHLNKIVVKTGEFVKKGQLIGYSGNTGMSTGPHLHYEVRFLDQPINPMSFTKWNMKDFEEVFNKERSIRWQSLITIINRLMQKQDQRLSSLKAPK
- a CDS encoding bactofilin family protein, with protein sequence MAIFDNNNKSANAKTGPATIIAQGTKIKGELHLDYHLHIDGELEGVVHSKSTVVIGQTGSVVGEIFANKLVVNGKFTGTVEAEVVEIMPLGRLDGKISSQELVVERKGILIGETRPKNIQGGALLINEQEKKIENK
- the mfd gene encoding transcription-repair coupling factor, translating into MIQSSLYRALNKGFDYQILACKDFKESKLAKEVISYFKPNTKAVLFPEFRAKKNDDLRSFFEEFLQLLGGLREFYQALENKQEAIIIAPISALLHPLPKKELLESFKITLLEKYNLKDLKDKLFYYGYEILDLVEVEGEASFRGDIVDIYIPNSKAYRLSFFDAECESIKELDPTTQMSLKEDLLEIEIPPTLFSLDEPSYKDLKTKVEQSPLNSFSKDLTSFGLWFLGEKANDLLHTYKSIISPKALEEIQELASLNELDDERFKFLKVLENAQGYEDLEIHAHALEGFIALHSNHKITLLAPNKTILDNAVSALEKSNMECVIAPFVLNFKTPNGIFISLNSFERKKKRQKSKLALNELNAGEWVVHDDYGVGVFSQLIQHSVLGSKRDFLEIAYLGEDKLLLPVENLHLIARYVAQSDSVPVKDRLGKGSFLKLKAKVRAKLLEIAGKIIELAAERNLILGKKMDTHLAELEVFKSHAGFEYTSDQEKAIAEISRDLSSHRVMDRLLSGDVGFGKTEVAMHAIFCAFLNGFQSALVVPTTLLAHQHFETLRARFEKFGVKVARLDRYIKTSEKSKLLKAVELGQVDALIGTHAILGAKFKNLGLMVVDEEHKFGVKQKEALKELSKSVHFLSMSATPIPRTLNMALSQIKGISSLKTPPTDRKPSRTFLKEKNDELLKEIIYRELRRNGQIFYIHNHIASISKVKTKLEELIPKLKIAILHSQINANESEEVMLEFAKGNYQVLLCTSIVESGIHLPNANTIIIDNAQNFGLADLHQLRGRVGRGKKEGFCYFLIEDQKNLNEQALKRLLALEKNSYLGSGESIAYHDLEIRGGGNLLGQDQSGHIKNIGYALYTRMLEDAIYELSGGKKRLEKSVEIQLGVSAFLNPELIASDSLRLDLYRRLSLCENVDEVGQIHEEIEDRFGKMDDLSTQFLQIITLKILANQLGILKLSNFNQNITLTYSDEHKESLKAPSKDDNDILETLLKHLRAQISLKRR
- the petA gene encoding ubiquinol-cytochrome c reductase iron-sulfur subunit, which produces MADIQRRDFLGMSLASVTAIGAIASLVAMKKTWDPLPSVVSAGFTTIDVANMQEGQFSTVEWRGKPVYILKRSKKEGFNEKRDFKIGESVFTTAIQICTHLGCIPTYQDEEKGFLCPCHGGRFTADGVNIAGTPPPRPFDIPPFKIEGTKITFGEAGAEYKKMMAKA